In Halobacteroides halobius DSM 5150, the genomic window GGTTTACCAGTTACCTCTTTTGCTTTAGCAAAGGCATCTAAAATTTCTTCCATATCATGCCCATTAATCTCTATTACATGCCAACCAAATGACTCAAACTTCTCTACAACTGGCATTGTAGAAGACATAACTTCTTCTGTTCTGCCCACTAACTGAATTCTATTATTATCCACAATTCCTACTAAATTATCCAGTCCAAATTTAACTGCTGCTAAAGCAGCTTCCCAGACTTGGCCTTCCTGTAACTCGCCATCACCTAATATAGAATAAACATTATAATCCTTTTCATCTAACTGTCCAGCTAGTGCCATACCAACAGCAGCAGAGATCCCTTGGCCTAAAGAACCAGTGGTCATATCTACCCCAGGTGTCTTCTTCATATCAGGATGGCCTTGTAAATGACTACCTAACTGTCTTAAAGTTCCTAAATCTTCCTTAGGGAAATATCCTTTTTCAGCTAAAGTAGCATATAATACAGGTGCAGCATGTCCTTTAGATAATACAAAACGATCCCTATCCTCCCAATCTGGGTTCTGAGGATCTAGATTCATCTCC contains:
- a CDS encoding transketolase, whose amino-acid sequence is MANIEQLQEKAKTIRYEILDMLVGSGSGHPGGSLSATDIVTALYFEEMNLDPQNPDWEDRDRFVLSKGHAAPVLYATLAEKGYFPKEDLGTLRQLGSHLQGHPDMKKTPGVDMTTGSLGQGISAAVGMALAGQLDEKDYNVYSILGDGELQEGQVWEAALAAVKFGLDNLVGIVDNNRIQLVGRTEEVMSSTMPVVEKFESFGWHVIEINGHDMEEILDAFAKAKEVTGKPVMIVANTVKGKGVSYMEDNPAWHGKTPGEDKAEQALSELE